The proteins below are encoded in one region of Terriglobales bacterium:
- a CDS encoding trehalose-6-phosphate synthase: MTRRLVVVSNRLPVVLTRDGGEWRTRPASGGLVSALAPILGAESGLWIGWPGTSEAPAVVEQLRSASERSGYGLEPVFLTAEERSQFYLGFSNEIIWPLFHDLQSRCNFDPAYWGSYVAVNRKFSHAMAQLARPETLFWVHDYHLMETARFLREMGAQARVAFFLHIPFPPPDIFEKLPWCESILRSLLEFDLVGFQTRRDLRNFVQCLNALVKGASLHRDSGFLQARLGERKVRLGHFPISIDFRAFAEQASRPEVADRAARIRVEQKDCQLVLGVDRLDYTKGIPERLKAFRNLLARFPDLRRKIVLVQVAVPSRADIPRYRELKTEIERLVSEVNGEYTQSGWVPVHYLYRNLNRNELLAYYRAASVALVTPLKDGMNLVAKEYCAAQVDNDGTLILSEFAGAAAELKRGALLVNPYDSEGVAAAIHQAFHMDPAERHERMRRMRQIIRQADIFRWAASFLKAAP; this comes from the coding sequence ATGACCCGCCGCCTGGTCGTAGTATCCAACCGGCTGCCCGTGGTTTTGACTCGCGATGGTGGCGAGTGGCGCACGCGCCCGGCCTCGGGCGGCCTGGTTTCGGCCCTGGCTCCAATTCTCGGCGCCGAGTCCGGATTGTGGATCGGGTGGCCAGGCACCAGCGAGGCCCCCGCCGTGGTGGAGCAGTTGCGCTCGGCCTCGGAACGGTCGGGATACGGTCTGGAGCCTGTATTCCTTACCGCGGAGGAACGTTCCCAGTTTTACCTGGGCTTCTCCAACGAGATCATCTGGCCGCTGTTTCATGATCTTCAGTCGCGCTGCAACTTCGATCCTGCCTACTGGGGCAGCTATGTCGCCGTGAATCGCAAGTTTTCCCACGCCATGGCCCAGTTAGCCCGGCCCGAAACCCTGTTCTGGGTGCACGACTATCACTTGATGGAAACGGCGCGCTTCCTGCGCGAGATGGGCGCACAGGCACGGGTGGCATTCTTTCTTCACATTCCCTTCCCTCCGCCGGACATCTTCGAGAAACTACCCTGGTGCGAGTCCATTCTGCGTTCGCTGCTGGAGTTCGACCTGGTCGGATTCCAGACGCGGCGCGATCTGCGCAACTTCGTACAGTGCCTGAATGCGCTCGTGAAGGGAGCATCGCTGCACCGCGACAGCGGCTTCCTGCAGGCTCGGCTCGGTGAGCGCAAGGTGCGGCTTGGCCATTTTCCCATCAGCATCGACTTCCGCGCCTTCGCCGAACAGGCGTCGCGTCCCGAGGTCGCCGACCGCGCGGCCCGCATCCGCGTAGAACAGAAGGACTGCCAGCTGGTTCTGGGCGTGGACCGGCTGGACTACACCAAGGGCATCCCCGAGCGCCTGAAAGCTTTCCGCAACCTGCTGGCGCGATTTCCCGACCTACGCCGGAAGATCGTGCTGGTGCAGGTGGCCGTTCCCAGTCGTGCCGATATCCCGCGCTACCGGGAACTCAAGACGGAGATCGAGCGCCTGGTCAGCGAGGTCAACGGAGAGTACACGCAATCCGGATGGGTGCCGGTCCACTACCTTTACCGCAATTTGAATCGCAATGAACTGCTGGCCTACTACCGGGCAGCGTCCGTTGCGCTGGTCACGCCGTTGAAGGATGGCATGAACCTGGTCGCCAAGGAATATTGCGCGGCACAGGTCGACAACGACGGCACCCTCATCCTGAGCGAGTTCGCTGGGGCGGCCGCGGAACTCAAACGCGGGGCTTTGCTGGTGAATCCCTACGATTCGGAGGGCGTTGCCGCCGCCATACACCAGGCGTTCCACATGGATCCCGCGGAACGCCACGAGCGCATGCGCCGCATGCGCCAGATCATCCGCCAGGCAGACATCTTCCGCTGGGCGGCTTCCTTCCTTAAGGCGGCACCATGA